One stretch of Streptomyces sp. MMBL 11-1 DNA includes these proteins:
- a CDS encoding TerD family protein — MSTPNKDIEKVEVRVKWDPSPHGAAANDLDIIAATYPAGEPYGAPAYLVHFDSRSPDGTITLNRDSRTGQGFGFDEVMTIELNRLAETYGRVVVGVAIQQRDGRKAFGDIGNTAMEIREGYTILAENDFSDVAWATAAVVGEFTRDGSGLWGFRSAVRGFDGDPDTFATVMGSRAAEG, encoded by the coding sequence TTGAGCACTCCTAACAAGGACATCGAAAAGGTCGAGGTGCGGGTCAAATGGGACCCCAGCCCGCACGGAGCGGCGGCCAACGACCTCGACATCATCGCGGCGACCTACCCCGCGGGCGAGCCGTACGGCGCCCCCGCCTATCTGGTGCACTTCGACAGCCGTTCGCCGGACGGCACCATCACGCTGAACCGGGACAGCCGGACCGGCCAGGGCTTCGGTTTCGACGAGGTCATGACCATCGAGCTGAACCGGCTGGCGGAGACGTACGGGCGGGTGGTGGTCGGTGTGGCCATCCAGCAGCGCGACGGTCGGAAGGCCTTCGGCGACATAGGGAACACGGCGATGGAGATCCGAGAGGGCTACACGATCCTGGCCGAGAACGACTTCTCCGACGTGGCGTGGGCGACCGCGGCGGTCGTCGGGGAGTTCACCCGGGACGGCTCCGGGCTCTGGGGCTTCCGGTCGGCCGTACGCGGCTTCGACGGCGACCCCGACACGTTCGCCACGGTGATGGGAAGCCGGGCCGCCGAAGGGTGA